The following proteins are encoded in a genomic region of Aerococcaceae bacterium DSM 111021:
- a CDS encoding galactokinase, giving the protein MEEKMIENLEARFKEVFQSSSTSQYFSPGRVNLIGEHVDYNGGHVLPCAITQGTMGLVRLRDDMTVNCISDNFNELGVISFDLDQELIFDKQDNWTNYVKGMIKFVREAGHTVDQGFDLLIYGDIPNGAGLSSSASLELLIGVILESEFNLDLERLDLVKIGQRVENDFIGLNTGIMDQFAIGMGQNDYAIYLDVNTLDYTLVPAEFGDNVILIMNTNKRRELADSKYNQRRSECEAALEELQTELNIQTLGDLSNEAFDANTGLLSNETYFKRSRHAVYENTRTQEAVELLKANQLEEFGQLLNQSHISLRDDYEVTGAELDALVEAAWDQKGVLGARMTGAGMGGCAIALVNKEAVDEAIDQIGQRYKDQIGYDASFYVAEIGDGAKKL; this is encoded by the coding sequence ATGGAAGAAAAAATGATAGAAAATTTAGAAGCACGGTTTAAAGAGGTATTTCAAAGCTCCTCAACATCCCAATACTTCTCACCAGGACGTGTAAACCTTATCGGTGAACATGTTGATTACAATGGAGGTCACGTGCTTCCTTGCGCAATTACCCAGGGAACAATGGGGTTAGTGAGGTTGCGTGATGATATGACGGTCAATTGTATATCAGATAACTTTAATGAATTGGGTGTTATTTCGTTTGATTTAGACCAAGAGTTGATCTTTGATAAGCAAGATAATTGGACAAATTATGTTAAAGGAATGATTAAGTTTGTTCGAGAAGCGGGGCACACAGTGGACCAGGGGTTTGACTTACTCATTTATGGAGACATCCCTAACGGAGCGGGGCTTTCGTCATCTGCATCCTTAGAGTTATTAATCGGAGTCATATTAGAATCAGAGTTTAATTTAGACTTAGAGCGATTAGATTTAGTGAAAATTGGGCAAAGAGTTGAGAATGATTTTATTGGTTTAAACACGGGTATAATGGATCAATTCGCCATTGGAATGGGTCAAAATGATTATGCCATCTATCTAGATGTAAATACGCTTGACTATACGTTAGTGCCGGCAGAATTTGGTGATAACGTCATCTTGATTATGAATACAAATAAACGACGTGAGTTGGCTGATTCTAAGTATAACCAAAGACGTTCTGAGTGTGAGGCAGCGCTAGAGGAGCTTCAAACAGAATTAAATATTCAGACTTTAGGCGATTTATCGAACGAAGCATTTGATGCTAATACTGGTTTGCTTAGTAATGAGACTTATTTTAAGCGTTCTCGACATGCAGTATACGAAAATACTCGAACACAAGAAGCAGTTGAATTATTGAAAGCAAATCAACTTGAAGAGTTTGGCCAGTTATTGAATCAATCACATATTAGCCTTCGAGATGATTATGAAGTGACTGGTGCTGAATTAGATGCTTTAGTTGAAGCGGCTTGGGATCAAAAAGGTGTGCTTGGTGCACGTATGACGGGTGCCGGTATGGGTGGTTGCGCGATTGCTTTAGTAAACAAAGAAGCAGTGGATGAAGCGATTGACCAAATAGGGCAACGATATAAAGACCAAATCGGTTATGATGCGAGTTTTTATGTCGCTGAAATTGGCGACGGCGCGAAGAAATTATAA
- the galE gene encoding UDP-glucose 4-epimerase GalE translates to MNVLVIGGAGYIGSHAVNKLIKKGYNVSVLDNLVTGHRDAVDQSATFYLGDIRDKAMLNQIIQEEQIEAIFHFAASSLVGESVEKPLKYFNNNVVGMEVLLEAMQENNVKKIIFSSTAAVYGDVQVSLITEDEPKAPTSPYGESKLMMENMIKWCDLAHAIKFVSLRYFNVAGALSTGGIGEDHDPETHLIPIVLQTALGQRDAMTIFGDDYDTPDGTCIRDYVHVEDLIDAHILALEYLNTNTESQIFNLGSSTGYSVKEIVEASRKVTGKEIPVKIGERRAGDPAKLVAASEKAREILGWKPDYETIEGIIQTAWDWHEANPEGYAN, encoded by the coding sequence ATGAATGTATTAGTTATAGGTGGAGCGGGTTATATTGGCTCGCACGCTGTTAATAAGCTGATTAAAAAAGGCTATAACGTTAGCGTCTTAGATAATTTAGTGACGGGTCACCGCGATGCGGTAGATCAATCTGCCACTTTTTATTTGGGTGATATTAGAGACAAGGCGATGTTGAATCAAATTATTCAAGAGGAACAAATTGAGGCTATCTTTCATTTTGCAGCCAGTTCATTAGTGGGCGAATCGGTTGAGAAACCGTTGAAATACTTCAATAATAACGTTGTTGGGATGGAAGTACTACTCGAAGCCATGCAAGAAAATAATGTGAAGAAAATTATCTTCTCATCAACTGCTGCAGTGTATGGGGATGTCCAAGTATCATTAATCACAGAAGATGAGCCCAAAGCTCCAACGAGTCCGTATGGTGAAAGCAAGTTAATGATGGAGAACATGATTAAGTGGTGTGATTTAGCACACGCGATTAAGTTTGTATCATTGCGTTACTTTAATGTCGCTGGCGCATTGAGTACGGGTGGAATTGGTGAAGATCATGACCCAGAAACGCATTTAATCCCTATTGTACTACAAACGGCTTTAGGTCAACGTGATGCAATGACGATCTTTGGTGATGATTATGATACGCCGGACGGAACATGTATCCGAGATTATGTACACGTTGAAGACTTGATTGACGCACATATTCTGGCTTTAGAGTATTTAAATACGAACACTGAAAGTCAGATATTTAACTTAGGTAGTAGTACGGGCTATTCCGTGAAAGAAATTGTTGAAGCGTCACGTAAAGTAACGGGGAAAGAAATCCCAGTAAAAATCGGTGAACGACGAGCTGGAGATCCAGCAAAATTAGTAGCCGCGAGCGAAAAAGCGCGTGAGATATTAGGATGGAAACCGGACTATGAAACGATTGAGGGTATTATTCAGACTGCGTGGGACTGGCATGAAGCTAATCCTGAGGGGTATGCTAATTAA
- a CDS encoding PTS sugar transporter subunit IIB — MEEAKTVLLICSAGITTGLLVKNMKDAAKHRDLDIHIYSAPAITAEDVLKRQEIDALLIGPQSEYEITRLKDFLEYNKVPYRLIDKESYGLLDGERVLGQALQLMEE, encoded by the coding sequence ATGGAAGAAGCAAAAACAGTATTATTAATATGTTCTGCTGGGATTACTACGGGACTGTTAGTTAAAAATATGAAGGATGCTGCAAAGCATAGAGATTTGGATATTCATATATACTCTGCTCCAGCGATTACAGCTGAAGATGTGTTAAAGAGACAAGAGATTGATGCGCTATTAATTGGTCCCCAATCGGAATATGAAATTACACGTTTGAAAGATTTTCTTGAGTATAACAAGGTTCCTTATAGATTAATTGATAAAGAAAGCTATGGACTTTTAGATGGTGAGAGAGTGTTGGGGCAGGCGTTACAATTGATGGAAGAGTAA
- a CDS encoding sugar-binding transcriptional regulator has product MEKIGENDIVKIATMYYEEGMTQSEIAREKGVSRSFISKMIVEAKRDGIVEIVINSSSVYTARLERQIEKKFKLKNAIIIDTLDINKAEVKKMASQQAALYLKKILPSYQTIGISWGNSLRGLVDHFPYTNHQGVTVLPLIGGLSDDYFEIQSNQLSYDLARKMRGKAKYLYSPALVSNELIREELSSNNAIQSILEEGKTVDLALIGISSLDQESNMRKIGFLSEEDATDLKGHNAVGVINSRFFNQEGKEVDSEINKNVIGLNLEDLRKIPAIMTVVYGDQKVEAIRAALESDLLNIIVTTDTIAEGLLSDDI; this is encoded by the coding sequence ATGGAGAAAATAGGTGAAAATGACATTGTAAAGATTGCGACAATGTATTATGAAGAAGGGATGACGCAATCAGAAATTGCCCGCGAAAAAGGCGTATCGAGATCATTCATATCTAAAATGATTGTTGAAGCAAAAAGAGATGGAATCGTTGAAATTGTGATTAATAGCAGTAGTGTCTATACGGCTAGGTTAGAAAGGCAAATAGAGAAAAAATTCAAGCTAAAAAATGCCATTATCATTGATACACTAGATATTAATAAAGCTGAAGTGAAAAAAATGGCAAGCCAACAAGCTGCTTTATACTTGAAGAAAATACTTCCTTCATACCAGACAATCGGTATTTCTTGGGGGAATTCCTTAAGAGGTTTAGTGGATCATTTTCCTTATACGAATCATCAAGGTGTCACAGTCCTGCCTTTGATCGGTGGGTTAAGTGATGATTATTTTGAGATACAATCCAATCAATTGAGTTACGACTTAGCGAGGAAGATGAGAGGTAAGGCGAAATATCTTTATTCTCCTGCATTAGTATCAAATGAGTTAATACGAGAAGAGCTCAGTAGTAACAATGCAATTCAAAGTATCTTGGAAGAAGGAAAAACAGTCGATTTGGCTTTAATTGGGATTTCAAGTTTGGATCAAGAAAGTAACATGCGAAAAATAGGCTTCTTAAGTGAAGAAGATGCGACCGACTTAAAGGGGCATAATGCTGTAGGCGTTATTAATTCACGATTTTTCAATCAAGAAGGAAAAGAAGTAGATAGTGAAATAAATAAAAATGTTATTGGACTAAATCTTGAGGATTTGAGAAAGATACCTGCTATTATGACTGTGGTATATGGGGATCAGAAAGTTGAAGCAATTCGAGCGGCACTAGAAAGTGATTTGTTGAATATTATAGTTACTACGGATACGATTGCTGAAGGGTTGCTTAGCGACGATATTTAA
- a CDS encoding helix-turn-helix domain-containing protein, which yields MNSYWKHLFLDNGDLTLIEAGLQKYETNQINNYKVKHDIVFHIVLEGKGHHTVNDKNYELTASDSFILKKNQHVYYYPDKDDPWTICWIGIGGDHLDTYLSNSMIPNVDVLTFKENSLAFEEMKQFIYFLSESDPNDLQDNLKTFSMLYHFLYSLNEEFPLTNHQNTNALSEPRLAEKIYSYIYKYFHSAFTVGDIAEEFNISRNYVFKLCKEHYGQSPKQIIQELRMNQASQLLRGSNSQVKEIASTVGYRDAFSFSKMFKEYYGYSPTQFRNLTEEEIDKALFIREEFLKV from the coding sequence TTGAATAGTTATTGGAAACATCTTTTTCTAGATAATGGAGATCTGACCTTGATAGAAGCCGGTTTACAAAAGTATGAGACTAACCAAATTAATAACTACAAAGTTAAGCATGATATAGTCTTTCATATTGTTCTTGAAGGAAAAGGTCATCATACTGTCAATGATAAAAATTATGAATTAACTGCAAGTGATAGCTTTATTTTAAAAAAGAATCAACATGTTTATTATTATCCAGATAAAGATGACCCTTGGACCATCTGTTGGATTGGTATAGGCGGCGACCATTTAGATACTTATTTGAGTAATTCAATGATTCCAAATGTTGATGTCTTAACTTTCAAGGAAAACAGTTTAGCTTTTGAAGAAATGAAACAATTTATATACTTTTTATCCGAAAGTGATCCGAATGATTTACAAGACAATTTGAAAACATTTAGTATGTTATATCATTTTCTTTACTCGCTTAATGAAGAATTTCCACTTACCAATCATCAAAATACGAATGCTCTTTCAGAACCACGTTTAGCAGAAAAAATTTACAGTTATATCTATAAGTATTTTCACAGTGCTTTCACAGTAGGTGATATTGCGGAAGAATTCAATATTAGTCGTAATTATGTATTTAAATTATGTAAGGAACACTATGGTCAGTCTCCTAAACAAATCATTCAAGAACTCAGAATGAATCAAGCTTCACAGTTACTGCGAGGATCTAATTCCCAAGTTAAAGAAATAGCTAGTACTGTCGGTTATAGAGACGCCTTTAGTTTCTCTAAAATGTTCAAAGAATATTATGGTTATAGTCCAACCCAATTCAGGAATTTAACCGAAGAAGAAATCGACAAGGCTTTGTTTATTCGCGAGGAGTTTTTGAAGGTATGA
- the galT gene encoding UDP-glucose--hexose-1-phosphate uridylyltransferase, translating into MNIQKTIHQFTDKAVQLKVLDALDRHYTVNRLLAILNLKEAGLPEVAQADVSLLEYMDMLVQYAKDERIIDVTQSETEMLEARIMDLITPPPSSVNQKFWDKYQANPEQATDYFYELSQQNDYIKTRNIAKNIIFTGQSEYGDLEVTINLSKPEKDPKEIAKALTQESVDYPKCVLCMENEGYQGHANHAARQNHRIIRIDLPEETYGFQYSPYVYYNEHSIFLNETHMPMAVDRKCFNNILEIVKVLPHYFVGSNADLPRVGGSILAHDHYQGGRHVFPMEKAKGFKTVQLNKFDQVEAELVYWPMSVIRLRSNKVEDLVEVSTFILDQWMAYSDKDLDIIAYTDEERHNTITPIARFKDGKFEMDLVLRNNRASEEYPDGIFHPHQDVHHIKKENIGLIEVMGLAVLPPRLVTELETVKAYLLGKGTIEEVTPVHQEWAVEMASNTEAITEATIQSVIEENMSLKFARVLEDAGVFKQTDEGRAGFIRFIDALNQV; encoded by the coding sequence TTGAACATTCAAAAAACAATTCATCAGTTCACGGACAAAGCGGTTCAATTAAAAGTACTGGATGCGTTAGACCGACATTATACTGTCAATCGCTTGTTGGCTATTTTAAATCTCAAAGAAGCAGGTTTACCTGAAGTGGCTCAAGCGGACGTTAGTTTGTTGGAGTACATGGACATGTTAGTTCAATATGCAAAAGATGAACGAATTATTGATGTGACGCAATCAGAGACTGAGATGCTGGAAGCGAGAATCATGGATTTAATAACACCACCCCCATCGAGCGTGAATCAGAAGTTTTGGGACAAATATCAAGCGAATCCAGAACAAGCGACGGACTATTTTTACGAATTATCACAACAAAATGATTATATTAAAACACGTAATATTGCGAAAAATATTATCTTTACAGGACAAAGCGAGTATGGGGATTTGGAAGTGACAATCAATTTGTCAAAACCCGAAAAAGATCCAAAGGAAATCGCGAAAGCATTAACTCAAGAAAGTGTGGACTATCCTAAGTGTGTGCTTTGTATGGAGAACGAAGGGTATCAAGGGCACGCGAATCATGCTGCGCGTCAAAACCACCGGATTATTCGTATTGACTTACCTGAAGAAACGTATGGTTTCCAATATTCGCCGTATGTTTACTATAACGAGCATTCAATCTTTTTGAATGAAACCCATATGCCAATGGCGGTTGACCGCAAATGCTTTAATAATATCTTAGAAATTGTGAAAGTATTACCACATTACTTTGTGGGTTCAAATGCTGATTTACCACGTGTAGGTGGGTCAATCCTAGCACATGACCACTATCAAGGTGGGCGTCACGTATTTCCGATGGAAAAAGCTAAAGGCTTTAAGACGGTACAATTAAATAAATTTGATCAGGTTGAAGCTGAATTAGTTTATTGGCCGATGTCTGTGATTCGTTTAAGAAGTAATAAAGTAGAAGATTTAGTTGAAGTATCAACGTTTATCTTGGATCAATGGATGGCATATTCAGATAAAGACCTAGATATTATCGCTTATACCGATGAAGAGCGACATAATACCATTACGCCAATTGCTCGGTTTAAAGATGGTAAGTTTGAGATGGACTTAGTTCTGCGTAACAACCGAGCGAGTGAAGAATATCCGGATGGCATCTTCCATCCGCATCAAGATGTGCATCATATTAAGAAAGAAAATATCGGTCTCATTGAAGTGATGGGCTTAGCGGTATTGCCACCAAGATTAGTGACTGAATTAGAGACGGTTAAAGCGTATCTATTAGGAAAAGGAACTATAGAAGAAGTGACACCTGTTCATCAAGAATGGGCTGTGGAGATGGCAAGCAATACGGAAGCAATTACTGAAGCGACAATCCAATCAGTGATTGAAGAGAATATGTCATTAAAATTTGCTCGCGTCTTGGAAGATGCTGGTGTATTTAAGCAGACAGATGAAGGTAGAGCAGGGTTTATTCGCTTTATCGATGCATTGAATCAAGTGTAA
- a CDS encoding sugar O-acetyltransferase: MNTEDIYNKMHSGEIYIENSETLNDQAKYRDLLFHFNHTLPSETKKVRSILTDLLGAMGENSYIEPPFHANWGKNTYIGNNVYINFSLTIVDDTRVEIKDHVMIGPNVTISTASHPLEPELRLKGAQFNKPVTIEKNVWIGANVTIFPGVTIGENSVVGANSTVTKDIPSNVLAFGTPCKVIKRI, encoded by the coding sequence ATGAATACAGAAGATATTTATAATAAAATGCATTCTGGTGAAATATATATTGAAAACTCAGAAACATTAAATGATCAAGCAAAGTATCGAGATTTACTGTTCCATTTCAATCATACTTTACCTAGTGAAACAAAAAAAGTCCGAAGTATATTAACTGACTTATTAGGAGCTATGGGAGAAAATTCGTACATAGAGCCCCCTTTTCATGCTAATTGGGGGAAGAATACTTATATTGGAAACAATGTTTATATCAATTTTAGTTTGACTATTGTTGATGATACTCGTGTTGAAATTAAAGATCATGTCATGATCGGTCCCAATGTAACTATCTCTACCGCTTCTCATCCTCTAGAACCTGAGCTTCGATTGAAAGGTGCACAATTCAATAAGCCTGTCACCATCGAAAAGAATGTGTGGATAGGAGCAAATGTGACTATTTTTCCCGGTGTTACTATCGGAGAGAACAGTGTCGTCGGTGCTAACAGCACCGTCACTAAAGATATCCCAAGTAACGTACTTGCTTTTGGTACGCCTTGTAAGGTGATAAAAAGAATATGA
- a CDS encoding NAD(P)-dependent oxidoreductase has translation MRVGFIGLGVMGQSMAGHILEAGHELFVYNRTKSKAKNLVDKGATWLDTPKEVAEATDIVITIVGYPQDIEEVYYGDKGLFTGAHSGSLFIDMTTSTPSLAIQLADKAKELNVSVLDAPVTGGDIGAREGRLAVLVGGNAIDLEKARPVIDKFAANVTYFGEHGSGQHAKAVNQIMVAGTMLGLAEMMTYAKEANLSLDKVVETIGSGAASNRSLANYGPRIIQDDYSPGFFVKHFVKDLKIALDESRKMSIELPMTQLAHKLYTQLADAGHSDEGTQAIVKLWWDGASNE, from the coding sequence ATGAGAGTTGGATTTATCGGTTTAGGTGTCATGGGACAAAGTATGGCAGGGCACATTCTTGAAGCAGGGCATGAATTATTTGTATACAATCGAACAAAATCAAAAGCCAAGAACTTAGTCGACAAAGGTGCAACGTGGTTGGATACACCTAAAGAAGTAGCAGAAGCAACAGACATTGTCATTACGATTGTTGGCTATCCACAAGACATTGAAGAAGTGTATTATGGGGATAAAGGCTTGTTTACGGGAGCTCATTCAGGCAGCTTGTTTATTGATATGACAACAAGTACACCGTCGTTAGCGATACAATTGGCAGACAAAGCGAAAGAATTGAATGTTAGCGTATTGGATGCACCTGTAACAGGTGGAGATATTGGCGCTCGTGAAGGGCGTCTAGCTGTTTTAGTTGGAGGGAATGCAATTGATCTAGAGAAAGCGCGTCCGGTTATTGATAAATTCGCAGCCAATGTGACTTATTTTGGTGAGCATGGTTCCGGCCAACATGCCAAAGCAGTCAACCAAATTATGGTGGCGGGAACGATGTTAGGCTTGGCTGAGATGATGACGTATGCTAAAGAAGCGAATCTATCGCTAGATAAAGTCGTCGAAACAATTGGATCTGGAGCAGCGAGTAACCGTTCCTTAGCTAATTATGGGCCACGAATTATTCAAGATGACTACTCACCTGGCTTTTTTGTGAAGCATTTTGTCAAAGATTTAAAGATTGCTTTAGATGAATCAAGAAAAATGTCAATCGAATTACCGATGACTCAACTAGCTCACAAGTTATACACGCAACTTGCTGATGCAGGGCATTCGGATGAAGGTACGCAAGCGATTGTGAAGTTATGGTGGGATGGAGCGTCTAATGAGTAA
- a CDS encoding sugar ABC transporter permease produces MIILIVTLLIFQLLTDGILLRPVNVTNLILRNSHILVLAIGMLMVVLLGHVDLSVGSVMAFVGALSAMLMIQREISPWLVIPLCLIIGGVIGAWQGFWIAYVKIPAFIVTLSGLLLFRGLTQVLLGGMSIANYPPMFNFLSSGYLPNIGESELHMTSILIGAAVAILLAATMYMSRKKKKDNLIKVESMTSFVTKLVVIVGTILTITYVFSQHNGFPFVMIVIAVLAAIYTFITNQTVMGRHIYATGGNYKSAELSGVKTKKVTLWVFVNMGVLAALAGMILAARLNAATPQAGSGIELDALSVVYFGGASTSGGIGTIVGALVGGLIIGVLNNGTSILGVGIDWQQAIRGLILLLAVVIDQYNKRKKG; encoded by the coding sequence ATTATTATTTTAATCGTAACGTTACTGATTTTTCAACTTTTAACAGATGGAATCTTATTAAGACCGGTTAACGTTACCAACTTAATACTGCGAAATAGCCATATTTTAGTATTAGCGATTGGAATGTTAATGGTAGTATTATTAGGACATGTTGATTTATCGGTCGGATCAGTTATGGCCTTTGTAGGGGCACTATCTGCAATGTTAATGATTCAAAGAGAAATTAGCCCTTGGTTAGTTATTCCGCTATGTCTTATTATTGGTGGAGTTATTGGAGCGTGGCAAGGATTTTGGATTGCTTATGTGAAGATACCAGCCTTTATCGTAACACTTTCGGGCTTGTTATTATTCCGTGGATTAACTCAAGTTTTGCTTGGTGGAATGTCAATTGCTAATTATCCACCAATGTTTAATTTTTTAAGTTCAGGTTACTTACCAAATATTGGTGAATCTGAACTACATATGACGTCAATACTTATTGGGGCAGCCGTGGCTATTCTTTTAGCAGCAACGATGTATATGTCTAGAAAGAAAAAGAAAGATAATTTAATTAAAGTAGAATCAATGACTTCATTCGTAACGAAGTTAGTGGTAATTGTTGGAACAATTTTAACAATCACATATGTTTTCTCACAGCATAATGGATTCCCATTTGTTATGATTGTTATTGCGGTTTTAGCTGCAATTTATACATTTATTACAAATCAAACAGTTATGGGGCGCCACATTTATGCAACAGGTGGAAACTATAAGTCAGCTGAATTATCAGGTGTTAAGACTAAGAAAGTAACTTTATGGGTTTTTGTAAATATGGGTGTGTTAGCGGCTTTAGCGGGGATGATTCTTGCAGCAAGATTGAATGCAGCGACACCTCAAGCTGGTAGTGGGATTGAGTTAGATGCTTTATCAGTTGTATACTTTGGTGGTGCTTCTACTTCTGGTGGTATTGGAACGATTGTAGGTGCCCTTGTTGGTGGATTAATTATCGGTGTGTTAAATAACGGTACGTCTATTTTAGGAGTTGGTATTGACTGGCAACAAGCAATTAGAGGTTTAATTTTACTTCTTGCTGTTGTTATTGATCAATATAATAAACGTAAAAAAGGATAG
- a CDS encoding HAD family phosphatase has protein sequence MSKIELIIFDLDGTLVDSEKVYHEGWSHVLKGYGHKVDATEFEMMRGRSTEHNNQMIKTYLGSDELVKEARDLREEYYFAALEKNEVELKKGASDLIKAVHDKGFKLAVATSSYSKIGLATLKQFDLLKYFDFTIFGDEVAHPKPDPEIYNKVLEQAGISFENAIAIEDSSSGLESALAAKLGVYFVPEVEVELEGIEGEFDVYPSLIEVKRELLGE, from the coding sequence ATGAGTAAGATAGAGTTAATTATTTTTGATTTGGATGGTACATTGGTGGATAGTGAAAAGGTGTATCATGAAGGCTGGTCGCACGTACTCAAAGGGTACGGCCATAAGGTTGACGCTACTGAGTTTGAAATGATGCGTGGTAGAAGTACGGAACACAATAACCAAATGATTAAAACGTATCTGGGGTCGGATGAATTAGTTAAAGAGGCCCGGGACTTGCGTGAAGAGTATTATTTTGCTGCTTTGGAAAAGAATGAAGTTGAGTTGAAAAAAGGTGCATCAGATTTAATTAAAGCAGTCCATGACAAAGGCTTTAAGTTAGCAGTTGCAACGTCTTCGTACAGCAAGATAGGCTTGGCTACTTTAAAGCAATTTGATTTATTAAAGTACTTTGACTTTACAATATTTGGTGATGAGGTAGCTCATCCTAAACCAGATCCTGAGATTTATAATAAGGTATTGGAACAAGCAGGTATAAGTTTTGAAAATGCTATTGCGATTGAAGATTCTTCGTCTGGCTTGGAGTCCGCATTAGCCGCAAAACTCGGTGTGTACTTTGTGCCGGAAGTTGAAGTGGAATTAGAGGGTATTGAAGGAGAATTTGATGTTTATCCTTCTTTAATTGAAGTGAAGCGAGAATTGTTAGGGGAATAA
- a CDS encoding galactose mutarotase has protein sequence MDYTIKKYGSYNGKEYDLIQITNNDVIITFTNLGARINQWKIGSDNLILGFDNPQEAVKGKGYYYGATIGRIAGRISKGQFSIDGNDYQLPLNEGDNHLHGGPNGFDLKYWEYDIIQTDSEISITFSLTDQDGENGFPGTLEAQVIHTYTVDNEWKITYKATSDADTLFNPTNHVYFNLNGTHTVPILNHQLKIEADKYVPVKADGTPVGELSSVEGTAFDVRKGKQIGDQFKLNDAQIELKNGFDHPFVMQADASDTPIVLSVPELNRSIEVSTDCESVVVYTHNVVDPPMEIWGEELQQYAGVTLETQTIPDAVNHDAFGNDILRKGTQFESATTYKLVY, from the coding sequence ATGGATTATACTATTAAAAAATATGGATCATACAACGGCAAAGAGTATGATTTAATTCAAATTACAAACAATGATGTTATTATTACTTTCACCAATCTAGGCGCTCGAATCAACCAATGGAAGATTGGCTCAGATAACTTAATACTGGGTTTTGATAACCCTCAAGAAGCCGTAAAAGGAAAAGGCTATTATTACGGAGCAACCATCGGCCGAATTGCGGGAAGAATAAGCAAGGGACAATTTTCAATTGATGGAAACGACTATCAGCTCCCTCTAAATGAGGGTGATAACCACTTACACGGTGGACCTAATGGCTTTGATTTGAAGTATTGGGAATACGACATTATACAAACAGACTCAGAAATTAGTATTACATTCTCCTTGACTGATCAAGATGGTGAGAATGGATTCCCCGGCACATTAGAAGCTCAAGTTATCCATACTTATACGGTCGATAATGAATGGAAAATCACTTATAAAGCTACTTCAGATGCAGACACACTATTCAACCCGACCAATCATGTCTACTTTAACTTAAATGGAACACATACAGTGCCTATTCTTAATCACCAACTAAAGATCGAAGCGGATAAGTATGTACCCGTTAAAGCAGACGGAACACCCGTTGGTGAATTATCAAGCGTAGAGGGTACAGCTTTTGATGTACGTAAAGGTAAACAGATTGGAGATCAGTTCAAATTAAATGACGCTCAAATTGAGTTGAAAAACGGGTTTGATCACCCCTTTGTTATGCAAGCAGATGCTTCAGATACTCCTATTGTCTTATCAGTCCCTGAGTTGAATCGTTCCATCGAAGTATCTACAGACTGTGAATCAGTTGTCGTTTACACACATAATGTCGTAGATCCTCCAATGGAAATTTGGGGTGAGGAGCTACAACAATACGCTGGAGTTACACTTGAGACTCAGACAATACCTGATGCGGTTAATCATGATGCTTTTGGAAATGATATCTTACGAAAAGGAACACAGTTCGAAAGTGCAACAACATATAAACTAGTTTATTAA